From one Melioribacteraceae bacterium genomic stretch:
- a CDS encoding PfkB family carbohydrate kinase — MILTVTPNPLLERRLIFNSITQGAINRSQKEILYAGGKGINVSRQLNRLGIKNLALTFLGGNNGKLLRRALETEQINFNAVSTKDETRYAAVTIYNEKKELTSYFSPNSEISEREVDEFINKLDKAIQNCSIVLFAGSSPNNSTNRIFIEGIELSNKYDKISIVDTYGEHLPECIDLSPFAIHNNKREIESSLDVNLHDEKAIMEFLDSLYAKNVKMAFITDGEKDVYSSKFDFHFKTTPPKVNAINSMGSGDAFVAGIIYGIEQALVYNDFMKLAVALGALNTESFEAANVESAKAKELAEIISIEPVGKKMKLIDDSPNY; from the coding sequence ATGATATTAACTGTTACACCAAATCCGCTGCTTGAACGAAGATTGATATTCAATTCAATTACGCAAGGTGCAATTAACCGAAGTCAAAAAGAAATACTTTATGCCGGCGGTAAAGGTATCAACGTTAGTCGGCAGCTAAACAGACTTGGAATTAAAAATCTTGCACTTACATTCCTCGGTGGTAACAACGGTAAATTATTACGAAGAGCTTTAGAGACCGAACAAATCAATTTTAATGCGGTAAGTACTAAAGACGAAACTCGATACGCTGCTGTTACTATTTATAATGAGAAAAAAGAACTGACCTCATATTTTTCACCCAATTCAGAAATAAGTGAACGTGAAGTTGATGAGTTTATTAACAAATTAGATAAGGCAATTCAAAATTGTTCCATTGTTTTATTTGCCGGAAGTTCACCGAACAATTCAACCAATCGAATTTTTATTGAAGGAATTGAACTTTCAAATAAGTACGATAAAATTTCCATTGTGGACACTTATGGTGAGCATTTGCCAGAATGTATAGACTTATCCCCTTTTGCAATTCATAATAATAAAAGAGAAATTGAATCTTCGTTAGATGTTAATCTTCATGATGAAAAAGCAATAATGGAATTTCTAGACTCACTTTATGCAAAGAATGTAAAGATGGCATTTATAACTGACGGTGAAAAGGATGTGTATTCCTCAAAATTCGATTTTCATTTCAAAACGACCCCGCCTAAAGTAAATGCAATTAATTCTATGGGAAGTGGTGACGCATTTGTAGCCGGAATAATTTATGGTATAGAACAAGCTTTGGTTTATAATGATTTTATGAAGCTAGCCGTTGCACTCGGTGCACTTAATACAGAAAGTTTTGAAGCCGCGAATGTTGAGTCGGCAAAAGCCAAAGAACTAGCAGAAATTATAAGTATTGAACCGGTCGGCAAGAAAATGAAATTGATAGATGATTCACCAAACTATTAA
- a CDS encoding BamA/TamA family outer membrane protein — MIHQTIKYASIFLLVILTLQSQPVGSIEISGNQKFPSSEYLSWISINSGTPNFVGIVDTITSRIFSNLNDRGYFSSEITKIDSAINSDSSLTYKIEIDEGNPSYFSKFEISNLSVHDSLIFYSELDFLIGEIFNKTEFESAISNILDEYENIGFPFAKIVINSITFSEIEDESQVKVKLTFEKNEKSTIDKVEIIGNDKTNNQVILRAARIFPPELYSQDKVESIPKKLNRLRFFEQVNTPGYYFNSSNEGVLQITVQEKETNNFDGIVGFVPGNENETGYFTGFLNISLRNLFGTGRAAAFKWHKENRNSQELEIKYMEPWILGYPFNIGLGFFQRKQDTTYVQSKFDGSIEFLATDDISASLLFSTESIVPTENKNSFFTVYNASILSTGIQLSIDSRDDVYAPTEGIYFVNSYLYSKKSINGPAQFITSDTKTEINLQRLTLDFSYFYEIFNRQVIAAGVHAREMRGDFFEISDYYMLGGTTTLRGYRENQFLGNRTFWSNLEYRYLLTPRTYAYLFFDTGYYLRNADESRDLIELSEFKYGYGLGLNLETGLGILGVSFALGEGDSFSQGKIHFAIVNEF, encoded by the coding sequence ATGATTCACCAAACTATTAAATATGCTTCAATATTTCTTCTTGTAATACTCACTCTTCAATCACAACCTGTTGGTTCTATAGAAATTTCCGGCAATCAGAAATTCCCTTCATCAGAATATTTAAGCTGGATTTCAATCAATAGCGGCACACCTAATTTTGTGGGAATTGTTGATACAATCACTTCTAGAATCTTCTCCAATCTTAATGACAGAGGCTACTTCTCTTCAGAAATTACAAAAATTGATTCCGCGATTAATTCCGATTCTTCACTCACTTATAAAATTGAAATCGATGAAGGAAATCCCTCTTATTTCAGCAAGTTTGAGATTTCAAATCTGAGCGTTCACGATTCATTAATTTTTTATTCAGAACTAGATTTCTTGATTGGCGAAATTTTTAATAAGACAGAATTTGAATCAGCCATTTCAAATATACTTGATGAATACGAAAACATTGGTTTTCCCTTCGCAAAAATTGTAATCAATTCAATAACCTTTTCTGAAATTGAAGATGAAAGTCAAGTCAAAGTAAAGTTAACTTTTGAAAAGAATGAGAAAAGTACAATCGACAAGGTAGAAATAATTGGGAATGATAAAACCAATAATCAAGTAATACTTCGTGCAGCAAGAATTTTTCCGCCGGAATTATACTCACAAGATAAAGTTGAATCAATTCCGAAGAAGTTAAATAGACTTAGATTTTTTGAACAAGTCAATACACCGGGCTATTATTTTAACAGCAGCAATGAAGGAGTTCTGCAAATTACAGTTCAGGAAAAAGAGACGAATAATTTTGACGGAATTGTAGGATTCGTTCCAGGTAATGAAAATGAAACCGGATACTTCACCGGGTTTCTAAATATTAGTTTAAGAAATTTATTCGGAACCGGGAGAGCCGCTGCATTTAAATGGCATAAAGAAAATCGGAATTCTCAAGAACTCGAAATTAAATATATGGAACCGTGGATTCTGGGCTATCCATTTAATATTGGTCTGGGATTTTTTCAACGAAAGCAAGATACAACTTATGTCCAAAGCAAGTTTGATGGATCAATAGAATTTTTAGCCACGGATGATATCTCCGCAAGTTTACTTTTTTCAACCGAATCAATTGTTCCGACCGAAAATAAGAATTCATTTTTTACTGTTTATAATGCAAGCATACTTTCCACAGGTATTCAGCTTTCAATCGATAGCAGAGATGATGTTTATGCTCCAACCGAGGGAATATATTTTGTCAATTCATATTTATACAGTAAAAAATCAATTAACGGTCCGGCACAGTTTATCACCAGTGATACAAAGACCGAAATAAACTTGCAGCGGTTAACATTAGATTTTTCTTATTTCTATGAAATATTTAACAGACAAGTTATTGCCGCCGGAGTTCATGCACGAGAAATGCGAGGTGATTTTTTTGAAATAAGCGACTATTACATGCTCGGCGGAACTACAACATTAAGAGGTTATCGCGAAAATCAATTTCTCGGGAATCGAACTTTTTGGTCGAACTTGGAATATAGATATTTACTCACGCCTCGCACTTATGCGTATTTATTTTTCGATACTGGTTATTATTTAAGAAATGCAGATGAGTCACGAGATCTAATTGAACTTTCCGAATTTAAATACGGATATGGACTTGGATTAAATTTAGAAACCGGTTTAGGAATTTTAGGTGTAAGCTTTGCGCTCGGTGAAGGTGATTCATTTAGTCAAGGAAAAATCCATTTTGCAATAGTGAATGAGTTTTAA
- a CDS encoding NAD(P)/FAD-dependent oxidoreductase, whose product MLKKEYDIIVVGAGPAGTVAARYAAMQGVDVLVLEKDRDVGYPVRCAEAISKRNVVQFIEPNDKWIAAKINKYAFISPNGKEVVIEFDEENGYVLERRIFDYELGKLATEAGAHIQTRVYVNGLILEGEKVCGVKAEYQGEQIEIRSKIVIGADGVESRVGRWAGIKTHIDFREMEACFQVTATNINNVDSHTLYFYLGSNYAPGGYFWVFPKGDKTANIGLGVSGDTGKKRSALSYLNENMERFYPNASVLTQVAGGVPCALTLERISGDGIMLVGDAARQVNPLTGGGIGSGMIGGKVAGEIAGKAIKSNNLKLIDKYRDKWMKERGKSHLIFDRLKEGIFNLSDEEFNDIIEKLLRIPKEKRTLGKFFVTALAKKPSLIIDVAKVYVV is encoded by the coding sequence ATGTTAAAGAAAGAATACGATATAATTGTTGTTGGTGCTGGTCCTGCCGGAACTGTTGCTGCGAGATATGCCGCCATGCAAGGAGTCGATGTACTCGTTCTCGAAAAAGATAGAGATGTTGGTTATCCCGTCAGATGCGCCGAAGCTATTTCGAAAAGAAATGTAGTGCAGTTTATAGAACCAAACGATAAATGGATTGCCGCCAAAATAAATAAGTACGCGTTTATTTCTCCGAATGGAAAAGAAGTTGTAATAGAATTTGATGAAGAGAACGGTTACGTATTAGAACGAAGAATTTTTGACTATGAACTTGGAAAACTTGCAACCGAAGCCGGGGCTCACATACAAACCAGAGTTTATGTAAACGGATTAATCCTTGAAGGCGAAAAAGTTTGTGGAGTTAAGGCTGAATATCAAGGTGAACAAATTGAGATTAGATCAAAAATAGTTATCGGAGCTGATGGAGTTGAATCTAGAGTCGGAAGATGGGCGGGAATCAAAACTCATATTGATTTTCGAGAAATGGAAGCTTGCTTTCAAGTTACTGCAACAAATATTAATAATGTTGATTCACATACACTTTATTTTTACCTCGGTTCCAATTATGCACCGGGCGGATATTTTTGGGTTTTCCCAAAAGGTGATAAGACTGCAAATATCGGATTGGGTGTGAGCGGTGATACAGGAAAGAAACGATCTGCACTTTCTTACCTGAACGAAAATATGGAACGGTTTTATCCCAATGCATCTGTATTAACACAAGTTGCCGGAGGTGTGCCGTGTGCATTAACATTAGAAAGAATTTCAGGTGATGGAATAATGCTTGTCGGAGATGCGGCACGTCAAGTTAATCCGCTTACCGGAGGAGGAATTGGAAGCGGAATGATTGGCGGTAAAGTTGCCGGCGAAATTGCAGGGAAAGCGATCAAAAGTAATAATTTAAAATTAATAGATAAGTACCGTGATAAATGGATGAAAGAAAGAGGGAAATCACACTTAATTTTTGATCGATTGAAAGAAGGAATTTTTAATTTATCGGATGAAGAGTTTAACGATATAATCGAAAAGTTATTAAGAATACCAAAAGAAAAAAGAACTCTAGGCAAATTTTTTGTAACTGCCTTAGCAAAAAAACCATCATTAATAATTGATGTGGCAAAAGTCTATGTAGTGTAA
- a CDS encoding 4Fe-4S binding protein — MYRIAKTGAKLMIEILPNKCDFCGCCVGVCPDDAIELKEAEIRIIDENCTNCSKCIWACPIEVIKFNKEGFLK; from the coding sequence ATGTATCGAATTGCAAAAACCGGCGCTAAATTGATGATAGAAATCCTTCCTAACAAATGCGATTTCTGTGGGTGTTGTGTTGGCGTCTGCCCTGATGATGCAATCGAATTGAAAGAAGCCGAAATAAGAATAATAGATGAGAATTGCACAAATTGTTCAAAGTGTATTTGGGCTTGTCCGATTGAAGTAATCAAATTTAATAAAGAAGGATTTCTGAAGTAA
- a CDS encoding geranylgeranylglycerol-phosphate geranylgeranyltransferase, producing MKLIAIIKILRPINLIITFLSVIISAVISASFDSLSLIVILTALSVTFSFAAGNVINDVIDFEIDKINRPERVLPLGLMSLKSAKGLYFITVGISLLLSALVAVEILVIMIFLNLLLLLYSTNLKRIILLSNFVVAFATAFPLVLGGIVVENFFGGLIPAGFAFFTNFIREIIKDSEDIKGDSIIGVKTFPQQFGLDFSVALIISLIILLIVIDMLPFFYRIYSAEYFVLITILVNPLFVFVIKLLYNNKELATLRRASNLIKINMMLGLLAILIGA from the coding sequence ATGAAATTGATAGCAATTATAAAAATTCTTCGCCCCATAAACCTAATAATTACTTTTTTGTCGGTTATTATCTCGGCTGTAATTTCTGCTTCATTTGATTCTTTATCATTAATTGTAATTCTAACAGCTCTCTCAGTTACATTTTCATTTGCCGCAGGTAATGTGATAAATGATGTAATAGATTTCGAAATTGATAAAATTAATCGTCCCGAACGTGTTCTCCCGCTTGGATTGATGTCACTAAAATCCGCCAAAGGATTATACTTTATAACCGTTGGAATTTCATTACTACTTTCAGCTTTAGTAGCCGTAGAGATATTAGTTATTATGATTTTCCTCAACTTATTATTATTACTTTATTCAACAAATCTGAAGAGAATAATTTTACTTAGTAATTTTGTTGTCGCATTTGCGACTGCTTTCCCTCTAGTTCTTGGTGGAATTGTAGTTGAGAATTTTTTCGGCGGATTAATACCTGCCGGTTTTGCATTTTTTACTAATTTCATAAGAGAAATAATAAAAGACTCCGAAGACATAAAAGGTGACAGCATAATCGGTGTTAAAACTTTTCCGCAACAATTTGGATTGGATTTTTCGGTTGCATTAATAATCTCATTAATAATACTATTAATTGTAATTGATATGCTTCCATTTTTTTACAGAATTTATTCTGCTGAATATTTTGTATTAATAACCATTTTGGTTAATCCGCTGTTTGTCTTTGTAATAAAACTACTGTATAACAACAAGGAATTGGCAACATTAAGACGAGCAAGTAACCTTATTAAGATTAATATGATGCTTGGGTTACTTGCGATTTTAATCGGGGCATAA
- a CDS encoding ribonuclease HII: MKDFDNKFYSEQVKIICGVDEAGRGPLAGPVVAAAVIFGNGKIIPGINDSKKLDEKTRERLFTEIVANAVSFGIGIVDHTKIDEINILNASLLAMKIAVEKLEIEPHLILIDGNKTFPSSVQTRAIVKGDSKSYSIAAASILAKVTRDRIMKKEAEKFPHYSWHTNKGYPTKAHIKAIQKYGACSLHRKTFLTRILSKEEQLVLVEN; this comes from the coding sequence ATGAAAGACTTTGATAATAAATTTTATTCTGAACAGGTCAAGATAATCTGCGGTGTTGATGAAGCGGGTCGAGGACCGCTCGCGGGTCCTGTTGTTGCTGCAGCGGTTATATTTGGAAACGGGAAAATCATACCGGGAATAAATGATTCCAAAAAACTAGATGAAAAAACCCGCGAAAGGCTTTTTACTGAAATTGTTGCAAATGCCGTTTCATTTGGAATCGGAATTGTCGACCACACAAAAATTGACGAAATAAACATCTTAAACGCTTCCCTTCTCGCAATGAAAATTGCAGTTGAAAAATTAGAGATAGAGCCTCATCTTATTTTGATTGACGGCAACAAAACATTCCCTTCTAGTGTTCAGACACGAGCCATTGTAAAAGGCGATTCGAAATCGTATTCAATTGCGGCGGCTTCAATTTTAGCAAAGGTTACACGCGATAGAATAATGAAGAAAGAAGCAGAAAAATTTCCACATTACTCATGGCACACAAATAAAGGTTATCCGACAAAAGCACATATAAAAGCAATTCAAAAATATGGTGCTTGTTCGCTTCATCGTAAAACATTTTTAACACGGATATTATCAAAAGAAGAGCAATTAGTTTTAGTTGAGAATTAA
- a CDS encoding YraN family protein codes for MSDSKQKAGNYGEELAVKFLKEKGFEIVERNYRYGKGEIDIVAMDKDELVFVEVKYRNNLEYGPPEYALTKSKQRQVRKISELYIIEKGHELTFENARIDVIAILNLPNEKPDINHIENAF; via the coding sequence ATGTCCGACTCAAAACAAAAAGCCGGCAATTATGGTGAAGAACTTGCCGTTAAATTTCTCAAAGAAAAAGGATTTGAAATAGTTGAAAGAAATTATCGCTACGGCAAGGGTGAAATTGATATTGTTGCAATGGATAAAGACGAATTGGTTTTTGTTGAAGTTAAGTACAGGAATAATTTAGAATATGGTCCGCCCGAATATGCGTTAACAAAATCCAAACAAAGACAAGTTCGTAAAATCTCAGAACTCTACATTATAGAAAAAGGTCATGAATTGACTTTCGAAAATGCCAGAATTGATGTAATTGCAATACTCAATTTGCCAAATGAAAAACCTGATATAAATCACATAGAAAATGCATTTTAG